A single window of Cellulomonas sp. WB94 DNA harbors:
- a CDS encoding histidine kinase, with product MATAGTPGVVDGLRAHPWFAGPDDDRPSPKIGNVLVGAAVPILSLAASLARDAPTERIVLTVAIALVVGIALCWLGRWPVQVLGITLAATVVGLVVDQVHPVLVAASEVAVFAVASMRPRRVALVSTAVSSVVLFGVARAGVAGPVTEPRALIVVVWTVLAFAMGDAVRTQRAYMAALAERARRADETKEQEARARVAEERVRIARELHDVVAHHIAVINVHAGLARRALGRDAATVDGSLAHVQGAAQSVLEELGTVLRVLRAGEAEGAGTEPAPGLARVPELLASLASTGFVVRTSTSGRPREMDQTCDLAAFRIVQESLTNASKHGSGGQADLSLAYADDALTIDVRNLVRFDPTGARAAVAPSSGQGLIGMRERAGACGGSLRVHPDDDGTFRVTAVIPYRPTTPPEAAAVGADGPGRPARDPS from the coding sequence GTGGCGACAGCAGGGACACCCGGCGTGGTCGATGGCCTACGCGCGCACCCGTGGTTCGCGGGTCCCGACGACGACCGACCGTCCCCGAAGATCGGGAACGTCCTCGTCGGTGCGGCGGTGCCGATCCTGAGCCTTGCCGCGTCTCTGGCGCGCGACGCGCCGACAGAGCGGATCGTCCTGACCGTCGCCATCGCGCTCGTCGTCGGGATCGCGCTGTGCTGGCTCGGGCGCTGGCCGGTCCAGGTGCTCGGGATCACCCTCGCCGCGACCGTCGTTGGGCTCGTCGTCGACCAGGTGCACCCGGTGCTCGTCGCCGCGAGCGAGGTCGCCGTGTTCGCCGTCGCGTCCATGCGACCACGCCGGGTCGCGCTCGTCTCGACAGCGGTCAGCAGCGTCGTGCTGTTCGGGGTCGCGCGCGCAGGCGTCGCGGGGCCGGTGACCGAGCCTCGCGCGCTGATCGTCGTGGTGTGGACCGTTCTGGCCTTCGCCATGGGCGACGCCGTGCGCACCCAACGCGCGTACATGGCGGCGCTCGCGGAGCGTGCGCGCCGTGCCGACGAGACCAAAGAGCAGGAGGCGCGGGCGCGGGTGGCCGAGGAACGGGTGCGGATCGCGCGCGAGCTGCACGACGTCGTGGCGCACCACATCGCGGTGATCAACGTCCATGCCGGACTGGCCCGCCGCGCACTCGGCCGGGACGCCGCGACGGTCGACGGCTCCCTGGCACACGTCCAAGGGGCGGCCCAGTCGGTCCTGGAAGAGCTCGGGACGGTGCTGCGGGTGCTTCGAGCCGGCGAGGCCGAAGGGGCAGGGACGGAGCCTGCACCTGGCTTGGCTCGTGTCCCGGAGCTGCTGGCCAGCCTTGCGTCGACAGGTTTCGTGGTGCGCACGAGCACGAGCGGTCGGCCGCGCGAGATGGACCAGACGTGCGACCTGGCGGCGTTCCGGATCGTCCAGGAGTCGTTGACGAACGCCTCGAAGCACGGATCGGGCGGGCAGGCGGACCTGTCGCTCGCGTACGCCGACGACGCGTTGACCATCGATGTCCGCAACCTGGTCCGGTTCGACCCGACCGGTGCCCGGGCGGCGGTGGCCCCCTCCAGCGGGCAGGGTCTGATCGGCATGCGTGAGCGGGCGGGAGCCTGCGGCGGGTCGCTGCGGGTGCACCCGGACGACGACGGCACC
- a CDS encoding ABC transporter permease has product MTIPHVIADAHVVAKRNIIKIKRVPDLLVFTTLSPIMFVLLFSYVFGGAIDQAGGGAAYREFLIAGIFAQTVIFGATITGAGLADDVKKGIIDRFRSLPMAPSAVLTGRTLSDVVNNVIVLVVMSLTGLLVGWRIRSSLIEALAGFGLLLVFAYAVSWVMAWIGMLVPSPEVVNNASFIVIFPITFVANTFVPLSTLPGPLRSFAEWNPVSSVTQAARELFGNIPANTPEPTAWPLQHAAEYTLIWTVLILAIAIPVANAQYRVSTSR; this is encoded by the coding sequence CTGACGATCCCGCACGTGATCGCCGACGCGCACGTCGTCGCGAAGCGCAACATCATCAAGATCAAGCGGGTCCCCGACCTGCTCGTCTTCACCACGCTGTCGCCGATCATGTTCGTGCTGCTGTTCTCGTACGTGTTCGGGGGCGCGATCGACCAGGCCGGCGGGGGAGCCGCGTACCGGGAGTTCCTCATCGCGGGGATCTTCGCGCAGACGGTGATCTTCGGTGCCACGATCACCGGCGCGGGCCTGGCGGACGACGTGAAGAAGGGCATCATCGACCGCTTCCGGTCGCTCCCGATGGCACCGTCCGCCGTCCTGACGGGACGCACGCTGTCCGACGTCGTCAACAACGTGATCGTGCTCGTCGTCATGTCGCTCACGGGGCTGCTGGTCGGGTGGCGCATCCGCAGCTCGCTGATCGAGGCGCTGGCGGGGTTCGGCCTGCTGCTGGTCTTCGCGTACGCGGTCTCGTGGGTCATGGCGTGGATCGGCATGCTCGTGCCGAGCCCGGAGGTCGTGAACAACGCCTCGTTCATCGTGATCTTCCCGATCACCTTCGTGGCCAACACCTTCGTCCCGCTGTCCACGCTTCCCGGACCCCTGCGAAGCTTCGCGGAGTGGAACCCCGTCTCGTCCGTCACGCAGGCCGCCCGCGAGCTGTTCGGCAACATCCCCGCGAACACCCCGGAGCCCACCGCGTGGCCGCTGCAGCACGCGGCCGAGTACACGCTCATCTGGACGGTGCTCATCCTGGCGATCGCCATCCCGGTGGCGAACGCCCAGTACCGCGTGTCGACGAGCCGCTGA
- a CDS encoding ATP-binding cassette domain-containing protein: protein MNEAIRTQGLVKRYGKVTALDGVDISVPTGTVLGLLGPNGAGKTTVVRILATLLRPDAGEAQVAGVDVLADPAGVRRKIGLSGQYAAVDEYLTGFENLDMIGRLYHLGRRASRVRARELLAQFSLDDAADRPARTYSGGMRRRLDLAGALVADPPVLFLDEPTTGLDPRGRTEMWDIIQSLVSGGTTLLLTTQYLEEADLLADKIVVIDHGKIIAKGTSDELKRQVGGERLDVTVADPHRLIEARDLLEPLGIGPATHDHQRRTILIPVTGGAAVLTEALRRLDAVDLRLDDVGLRRPTLDDVFLILTGHGTADPEDVHVRQREAAR from the coding sequence ATGAACGAGGCGATCCGAACCCAGGGACTCGTCAAGCGGTACGGGAAGGTGACGGCGCTGGACGGCGTCGACATCTCCGTGCCGACCGGCACCGTGCTCGGGCTGCTCGGGCCCAACGGGGCGGGCAAGACGACGGTCGTGCGCATCCTCGCGACGCTGCTGCGCCCCGACGCGGGCGAGGCCCAGGTCGCGGGCGTGGATGTCCTGGCAGACCCGGCGGGAGTGCGCCGGAAGATCGGGCTGTCCGGTCAGTACGCCGCCGTGGACGAGTACCTGACGGGGTTCGAGAATCTCGACATGATCGGTCGCCTCTACCACCTGGGTCGTCGGGCGAGCCGGGTGCGGGCGCGCGAGCTGCTCGCCCAGTTCAGCCTGGACGACGCCGCGGACCGCCCGGCGCGCACCTACTCGGGTGGCATGCGGCGACGCCTCGACCTTGCGGGGGCCCTGGTGGCGGACCCACCGGTGCTCTTCCTCGACGAGCCGACGACCGGGCTCGACCCGCGGGGCCGGACGGAGATGTGGGACATCATCCAGTCGCTCGTCTCGGGCGGCACGACGCTGCTGCTCACGACGCAGTACCTCGAGGAGGCCGACCTCCTCGCGGACAAGATCGTCGTGATCGACCACGGCAAGATCATCGCGAAGGGGACCTCCGACGAGCTGAAGCGGCAGGTCGGCGGCGAGCGTCTCGACGTCACGGTGGCCGACCCCCACAGGCTCATCGAGGCGCGCGACCTGCTCGAGCCGCTCGGGATCGGCCCGGCGACCCATGACCATCAGCGACGGACGATCCTGATCCCGGTGACGGGCGGCGCCGCGGTGCTCACCGAGGCGTTGCGCCGGCTCGATGCCGTCGACCTGCGGCTCGACGACGTGGGCCTGCGCCGTCCGACGCTCGACGACGTCTTCCTGATCCTCACGGGACACGGAACGGCCGATCCCGAGGACGTCCACGTCCGGCAACGGGAGGCAGCGCGATGA